From the genome of Azospira restricta, one region includes:
- a CDS encoding chemotaxis protein CheA, giving the protein MDLSQALATFFDESRDLLADMERILLRAESDALEGEEMNALFRCAHTIKGSAGLFGLDPVVRFTHEVETVLDRLRQGELAFTPALVGLLLEARDHMAALVAAATAGGEAPPAPALLDGLRAAGGGARPADLPATVAAPLVAVEASGGGPLGNDCWHLSLRFEREVLQSGFDPLAMIHFLGSLGTVVHLETVADMLPDLAALDPELCYLGFEVALKSGASKAEIEGVFEFVLDQARITILPPHSRLDDFLALIEESGEDKFRLGELLVACGSVTEHELARALAAQQEAAPPVRLGEMLVGQGAVQPALVDAALAQQKKVEERRSSEAKSMKIPADRLDALIDQVGELVIAGAATQLQAKRANQRELQEAASNLLRLVEDVRDSALRLRMTPIGEVFGRFPRVVRDVARELGKDIELAISGADAELDKSMVERIGDPLMHLVRNAIDHGIEPPERRTAAGKPARGTVSLNAYHESGSIVIEVADDGGGLNSERILQKAIAKGLVAADASLAPADIHRLILEPGFSTAEQVTNLSGRGVGMDVVKSNVEALRGTLDIDSRPGQGTTMRICLPLTLAIIDGFQVGVGLATFIVPLDTVVECIELPAGAAGADYLNLRGEVLPFLRLRRVFAVAGDEPLRQNIVVVRFGGRKAGIAVDRLFGECQTVIKPLGRLFSGVSGISGSTILGSGEVALILDVAQLVHGAALPAGTKVPTPAPAA; this is encoded by the coding sequence ATGGACCTCTCGCAGGCACTGGCGACCTTCTTCGACGAGAGTCGCGACCTCCTCGCCGACATGGAGCGCATCCTTCTGCGCGCCGAGAGCGACGCGCTCGAGGGCGAGGAGATGAACGCGCTGTTCCGCTGCGCGCACACGATCAAGGGCTCGGCCGGGCTGTTCGGGCTGGACCCGGTGGTGCGCTTCACGCACGAGGTGGAGACGGTGCTCGACCGCCTGCGCCAGGGCGAACTGGCGTTCACGCCGGCGCTGGTCGGCCTGCTGCTCGAAGCGCGCGACCACATGGCGGCGCTGGTCGCGGCGGCCACCGCCGGCGGCGAGGCGCCGCCCGCGCCGGCGCTGCTCGATGGCCTGCGCGCCGCCGGCGGCGGCGCGCGCCCTGCGGACCTGCCGGCGACCGTCGCGGCGCCGCTGGTGGCGGTCGAGGCGAGCGGCGGCGGGCCGCTCGGCAACGACTGCTGGCACCTGTCGCTGCGCTTCGAGCGCGAGGTGCTTCAGTCCGGCTTCGATCCGCTGGCAATGATCCACTTTCTCGGCAGTCTCGGCACCGTGGTGCATCTCGAGACGGTGGCCGACATGCTGCCCGATCTCGCCGCGCTCGACCCGGAGCTGTGCTACCTCGGCTTCGAGGTGGCGCTGAAGAGCGGCGCCAGCAAGGCGGAAATCGAGGGCGTCTTCGAGTTCGTGCTCGACCAGGCGCGGATCACGATTCTGCCGCCGCACAGCCGCCTGGACGATTTCCTGGCGCTGATCGAGGAGTCCGGCGAGGACAAGTTCCGCCTCGGCGAACTGCTCGTCGCCTGCGGCAGCGTCACCGAACACGAGCTGGCGCGTGCGCTTGCCGCGCAGCAGGAAGCCGCGCCGCCGGTGCGACTGGGCGAGATGCTGGTCGGCCAGGGCGCGGTGCAGCCGGCGCTGGTCGATGCTGCGCTGGCGCAGCAGAAGAAGGTCGAGGAGCGGCGCAGCAGCGAGGCGAAGAGCATGAAGATCCCCGCCGACCGGCTCGACGCCCTGATCGACCAGGTCGGCGAGCTGGTGATCGCCGGCGCGGCGACACAGCTGCAGGCGAAGCGGGCGAACCAGCGCGAGCTGCAGGAGGCGGCGTCGAACCTGCTGCGGCTGGTCGAGGACGTGCGCGACTCGGCGTTGCGCCTGCGCATGACGCCGATCGGCGAGGTCTTCGGCCGCTTCCCGCGCGTCGTCCGCGACGTCGCCCGCGAGCTCGGCAAGGACATCGAACTGGCGATCAGCGGCGCCGACGCCGAGCTCGACAAGTCGATGGTCGAGCGCATCGGCGACCCGCTGATGCACCTCGTGCGCAACGCCATCGACCACGGCATCGAGCCGCCGGAGCGGCGCACCGCGGCCGGCAAGCCGGCGCGCGGCACGGTGTCGCTGAATGCCTACCACGAGTCGGGCAGCATCGTCATCGAGGTCGCCGACGACGGCGGCGGACTGAACAGCGAGCGCATCCTGCAGAAGGCGATCGCCAAGGGGCTGGTGGCGGCCGATGCCAGCCTGGCGCCGGCCGACATCCATCGCCTGATCCTCGAACCCGGCTTCTCGACCGCCGAGCAGGTCACCAACCTGTCCGGGCGCGGCGTCGGCATGGACGTGGTGAAGAGCAACGTCGAGGCGCTGCGCGGCACGCTCGACATCGACAGCCGGCCGGGGCAGGGGACGACGATGCGCATCTGCCTGCCGCTGACGCTGGCGATCATCGACGGCTTCCAGGTCGGCGTCGGGCTGGCCACCTTCATCGTGCCGCTCGACACCGTCGTCGAATGCATCGAGCTGCCGGCCGGCGCCGCCGGCGCCGACTACCTGAACCTGCGCGGCGAGGTGCTGCCCTTCCTGCGCCTGCGCCGGGTGTTCGCCGTCGCCGGCGACGAGCCGCTGCGGCAGAACATCGTCGTCGTGCGCTTCGGCGGGCGCAAGGCGGGGATCGCCGTCGACCGCCTGTTCGGCGAGTGCCAGACGGTGATCAAGCCGCTCGGCCGGCTCTTTTCCGGGGTCAGCGGCATTTCCGGCTCGACCATTCTCGGCAGCGGCGAGGTGGCGCTGATCCTCGACGTCGCCCAGCTCGTGCATGGCGCGGCGTTGCCGGCCGGCACGAAGGTTCCGACGCCCGCGCCAGCGGCGTGA
- a CDS encoding chemotaxis protein CheD, with product MATYLASREPVDFFLDPGDFHFGDGRTRLRTLLGSCVAITVWHPQLRHGGMCHYLLPERGGSPGGSDGRYADGALALFLRELAVRGTQPGDYEAKLFGGGWMFAPRNGGGDGRATDIGRGNIEAGRRLLRRNGFRIVAEHLAGDGHRHLVFDIASGDVWVRHAADDGGTAARRRGGQHG from the coding sequence ATGGCTACCTATCTCGCCAGCCGCGAGCCGGTCGACTTCTTCCTCGATCCCGGCGACTTCCATTTCGGCGACGGCCGCACGCGCCTGCGCACGCTGCTCGGCTCCTGCGTCGCGATCACCGTCTGGCATCCGCAGCTGCGCCACGGCGGCATGTGCCACTACCTGCTGCCCGAGCGCGGCGGCAGCCCGGGCGGCAGCGACGGCCGCTACGCCGATGGCGCGCTGGCGCTGTTCCTGCGCGAGCTGGCGGTGCGCGGCACGCAGCCGGGCGACTACGAGGCGAAGCTGTTCGGCGGCGGCTGGATGTTCGCGCCGCGCAACGGTGGCGGCGACGGCCGGGCGACCGACATCGGCCGCGGCAACATCGAGGCCGGCCGCCGCCTGCTGCGCCGGAACGGCTTCCGCATCGTCGCCGAGCACCTCGCCGGCGACGGGCATCGCCACCTCGTTTTCGACATCGCCAGCGGCGACGTCTGGGTCCGCCACGCCGCCGACGACGGCGGCACCGCGGCGCGGCGCCGGGGAGGGCAACATGGCTGA
- a CDS encoding STAS domain-containing protein, with product MGLRIEEAGRACRVVIDGDLTVANAAEVGDALGVAVLGHDETEVDLAGVEEMDSAGLQIMLAAKRCAGRTVRFVNHSAAVLSLLELANLGQQLGDPLLFRASDGRA from the coding sequence ATGGGCTTGCGTATCGAAGAAGCCGGCCGTGCGTGCCGCGTCGTCATCGACGGCGACCTGACCGTCGCCAATGCCGCCGAGGTCGGCGATGCGCTCGGCGTCGCCGTGCTCGGCCACGACGAAACCGAGGTCGACCTCGCCGGCGTCGAGGAGATGGACAGCGCCGGGCTGCAGATCATGCTCGCCGCGAAGCGCTGCGCCGGCAGGACGGTGCGCTTCGTCAACCACTCGGCGGCGGTGCTGAGCCTGCTCGAGCTCGCCAACCTCGGACAGCAGCTCGGCGACCCGCTGCTGTTCCGCGCCTCCGACGGGAGGGCGTGA
- a CDS encoding protein-glutamate methylesterase/protein-glutamine glutaminase, whose product MADPIRVMVVDDSAVVRQVVTELLSRAPGIEVVGAAADPLFALDRMNKAWPDVITLDVEMPRMDGITFLKKIMAERPTPVVVCSTLTGKGSETAMQALAAGAVSIITKPTLGLKSFLHDAADDLVAAVRGAARANLRALGRSGALSAARPLAAAAEPAAGAMAETTDRLIAIGTSTGGTQALEAVLGRLPRTTPGIVVVQHMPEKFTALFAQRLDQLCAVEVLEAADGQRVLPGRVLIAPGGRHMAVRRSGAHYIVDVRDGPPVNRHKPSVDVLFRSVARAAGRNALGVIMTGMGDDGARGLKEMRDAGARTVAQDEASCVVFGMPKEAIRLDAAERILPLERIPEALVGGGRP is encoded by the coding sequence ATGGCTGATCCGATCCGCGTGATGGTCGTCGACGATTCGGCGGTGGTGCGCCAGGTCGTTACCGAGCTGCTCTCCCGGGCGCCCGGCATCGAGGTCGTCGGCGCCGCGGCCGACCCGCTGTTCGCGCTCGACCGCATGAACAAGGCGTGGCCCGACGTGATCACGCTCGACGTCGAGATGCCGCGCATGGACGGCATCACCTTCCTGAAGAAGATCATGGCCGAGCGCCCGACGCCGGTGGTGGTCTGCTCGACGCTGACCGGCAAGGGCTCGGAGACGGCGATGCAGGCGCTCGCCGCCGGCGCGGTGTCGATCATCACCAAGCCGACGCTGGGCTTGAAGTCCTTCCTGCACGACGCCGCCGACGACCTGGTGGCGGCGGTGCGCGGCGCCGCGCGCGCCAACCTGCGTGCGCTCGGGCGCAGCGGTGCGCTGTCGGCCGCGCGGCCGCTGGCCGCCGCCGCCGAGCCGGCCGCCGGCGCAATGGCCGAGACCACCGACCGCCTGATCGCGATCGGCACCTCGACCGGCGGCACGCAGGCGCTGGAGGCGGTGCTCGGCCGGCTGCCGCGGACGACGCCGGGCATCGTCGTCGTCCAGCACATGCCCGAGAAATTCACCGCGCTGTTCGCGCAGCGCCTCGACCAGCTCTGCGCGGTCGAGGTGCTGGAAGCCGCGGACGGGCAGCGGGTGCTCCCCGGCCGCGTGCTGATCGCCCCCGGCGGGCGGCACATGGCGGTGCGGCGCAGCGGTGCGCACTACATCGTCGACGTGCGCGACGGGCCGCCGGTCAACCGGCACAAGCCCTCGGTCGACGTGCTCTTCCGCTCGGTCGCCCGCGCCGCCGGCCGCAACGCGCTGGGGGTGATCATGACCGGCATGGGCGACGACGGTGCGCGCGGCCTGAAGGAGATGCGCGACGCCGGCGCGCGCACCGTGGCGCAGGACGAGGCGAGCTGCGTCGTCTTCGGCATGCCGAAGGAGGCGATCAGGCTCGACGCCGCCGAGCGCATCCTGCCGCTCGAACGCATCCCCGAGGCGCTGGTCGGCGGAGGCCGGCCGTGA
- a CDS encoding response regulator transcription factor — MSDSSTVPVAVVDDDAATREAIVVVLDSIGIAAHTFASAQDFLAAPEASSYRCLVMDIRMPGLSGIEAQRRMKELGIAAPVIFITGHGDIEMAVDAMKRGAVDFLTKPFRDQVLIDAVQSVLSAAAARQAPPPVQQAASRQRLEQLTPREREILVHVAGGRRSKQIAADLGITVKTVDEYRSRILGKMQVGTSSELAAVAATLGLLPPA, encoded by the coding sequence ATGAGCGACAGCAGTACCGTTCCGGTCGCCGTCGTCGACGACGATGCGGCGACGCGCGAGGCGATCGTCGTCGTCCTCGACAGCATCGGCATCGCCGCGCATACCTTCGCCTCGGCGCAGGATTTCCTTGCCGCACCGGAAGCCTCGTCCTACCGCTGCCTGGTGATGGACATCCGCATGCCCGGGCTGTCGGGCATCGAGGCGCAGCGGCGGATGAAGGAGCTGGGCATCGCGGCGCCGGTGATCTTCATCACCGGCCACGGCGATATCGAGATGGCGGTGGACGCGATGAAGCGCGGCGCCGTCGACTTCCTGACCAAGCCCTTCCGCGACCAGGTGCTGATCGACGCCGTGCAGTCGGTACTGTCAGCCGCGGCGGCGCGGCAGGCGCCGCCGCCGGTGCAGCAGGCGGCGAGCCGCCAGCGCCTCGAGCAGCTGACGCCGCGCGAGCGCGAGATCCTCGTCCATGTCGCCGGCGGCCGCCGCAGCAAGCAGATCGCGGCCGACCTCGGCATCACCGTGAAGACCGTCGACGAATACCGCAGCCGCATCCTCGGCAAGATGCAGGTCGGCACCTCCAGCGAGCTGGCGGCCGTCGCCGCGACCCTCGGGCTGCTCCCGCCCGCCTGA
- a CDS encoding chemotaxis protein CheW has product MVQTSMVVAGASAPRVEGGGGRQYLAFTLNGEVFAIDILQIREIIEFGTLTEVPMMPETIRGVINLRGAVVPVIDLSARFGQGASAVARRTCVVIVEVEGGEATQTLGVMVDAVNEVMEIPAEDVEPPPAFGARIRTDFIAGMGRVNGRFVILLDVGKVFSVDELATLGGFAEATA; this is encoded by the coding sequence ATGGTACAGACGAGCATGGTGGTCGCCGGCGCCAGCGCGCCGCGCGTCGAGGGCGGCGGCGGGCGCCAGTATCTCGCCTTCACGCTCAACGGCGAGGTCTTCGCGATCGACATCCTGCAGATCCGCGAGATCATCGAGTTCGGCACGCTGACCGAGGTGCCGATGATGCCGGAGACGATCCGCGGCGTGATCAACCTGCGCGGCGCCGTGGTGCCGGTGATCGACCTCTCGGCGCGCTTCGGCCAGGGGGCCTCGGCGGTGGCGCGGCGCACCTGCGTGGTGATCGTCGAGGTCGAGGGCGGGGAGGCGACGCAGACGCTGGGCGTGATGGTCGACGCGGTGAACGAGGTGATGGAGATCCCGGCCGAGGACGTCGAGCCGCCGCCGGCCTTCGGCGCGCGCATCCGCACCGACTTCATCGCCGGCATGGGGCGGGTGAACGGCCGCTTCGTGATCCTGCTCGACGTCGGCAAGGTGTTCTCGGTCGACGAACTGGCGACCCTCGGCGGCTTCGCCGAGGCGACGGCCTGA
- a CDS encoding methyl-accepting chemotaxis protein, with amino-acid sequence MQATDSLVGAMPLPTAQGDGVSVPDAALIGIAGGVVVLLLADGPAAWVGALLLAAAGVLASARARARDRQQAAAYADIARAKVSACGEIAAYAGDLRRLVGETARRWSGHIEVSRAQTEQAVTALTLEFDEILARLRDALSESRAAAGGERGVLAVIDDARDELRSTIAALNVALDEKQVLLESVSRLAALTDELKQMANEVGEIAKQTNLLALNAAIEAARAGETGRGFAVVADEVRKLSDLSGKTGANIRDRVDTASRAMSEALAAADRMAQSDQNLVRDAEASIGRVLAGFNDTLSTLADASARLEEDSAAVQHQVEGVIVQLQFQDRVSQILSAVRGDMARLGERVAADEALARQSAVPPAIDVDGWIRQLEQTYTTLEQHTLDSGKGASPQGITFF; translated from the coding sequence ATGCAAGCCACGGATAGTCTGGTCGGCGCGATGCCGCTGCCGACGGCGCAGGGCGACGGCGTGTCCGTTCCCGATGCGGCGCTGATCGGCATTGCCGGCGGCGTTGTCGTGCTGCTGCTTGCCGACGGCCCGGCGGCTTGGGTCGGGGCGCTGCTCCTCGCCGCCGCCGGCGTCCTCGCCTCCGCCCGCGCCCGGGCGCGCGACCGGCAACAGGCGGCAGCCTACGCCGACATCGCCCGTGCCAAGGTCTCGGCCTGCGGCGAAATCGCCGCCTACGCCGGCGACCTGCGCCGCCTGGTCGGCGAGACCGCCCGGCGCTGGTCGGGCCATATCGAGGTGTCGCGCGCGCAGACCGAACAGGCGGTGACGGCACTGACCCTGGAATTCGACGAGATCCTTGCCCGCCTGCGCGACGCGCTCAGCGAATCGCGCGCTGCCGCCGGCGGCGAGCGCGGCGTGCTGGCGGTGATCGACGATGCCCGCGACGAGCTGCGCTCGACCATCGCGGCGCTGAACGTCGCCCTCGACGAGAAGCAGGTCCTGCTCGAGTCGGTTTCGCGGCTGGCAGCGCTGACCGACGAGCTGAAGCAGATGGCGAACGAGGTCGGCGAAATCGCCAAGCAGACCAACCTGCTCGCGTTGAATGCGGCGATCGAGGCGGCGCGCGCCGGCGAGACCGGGCGCGGCTTCGCGGTCGTCGCCGACGAGGTGCGCAAGCTCTCCGACCTCTCCGGCAAGACCGGTGCCAACATCCGCGACCGCGTCGACACCGCCAGCCGCGCGATGAGCGAGGCGCTGGCCGCGGCCGACCGCATGGCGCAGAGCGACCAGAACCTGGTGCGCGACGCCGAGGCGTCGATCGGCCGCGTGCTGGCGGGCTTCAACGACACGCTGTCGACGCTGGCCGATGCCTCGGCGCGCCTCGAGGAGGACAGCGCCGCGGTGCAGCACCAGGTCGAGGGCGTCATCGTCCAGCTGCAGTTCCAGGACCGCGTCAGCCAGATCCTGTCGGCGGTGCGCGGCGACATGGCGCGGCTCGGCGAACGGGTCGCGGCCGACGAGGCGCTGGCCCGGCAGTCCGCCGTGCCGCCGGCGATCGACGTCGACGGCTGGATCCGGCAACTGGAACAGACCTACACGACGCTCGAGCAGCACACCCTCGATTCGGGCAAGGGCGCCTCGCCGCAAGGCATCACCTTTTTCTAG
- a CDS encoding methyl-accepting chemotaxis protein produces the protein MKVATKLALGFGLVILLLLVVSAIGITRMGQLNESLRAVGEERWPRAHMASDIVVHSSGIGIALRNMMLSSSREDLQRQKETVLETRRTLGGIVEKLKEVVQNPKGKELLQEIIENRQRYIAGQERLIALIEAGDQDGARNYLNNELRPILRSYQASANAFAKFQGDLLDAGVKEAKEAYESARLLVLGSVVAALLVAVVAALLIIRSLSRQLGGEPFYAAEVARQVADGNLTVQVELRRGDQDSLLFAMKTMVDKLAQTIGEVRSAADSLSAASEQVSATSQSLAQASSEQAASLEETTASIEQMSSSIAQNTENAKVTDGIASKSAGDATDGGQAVRATVEAMKSIADKIGIVDDIAYQTNLLALNAAIEAARAGEHGKGFAVVAAEVRKLAERSQVAAQEIGELAGSSVKTAEKAGTLLDQMVPSIRKTAELVQEITAASEEQSAGAGQINTAMSQISQTTQQNASASEELSATAEEMSGQAEQLQRLVSLFRLEGGAAARIPAVAARAKVTPLAKKAGERRDLARLLPIPDDDPDYVRV, from the coding sequence ATGAAGGTCGCTACCAAGCTGGCGCTCGGATTCGGGCTGGTCATCCTGCTGCTGCTCGTCGTCTCCGCCATCGGCATCACCCGCATGGGCCAGCTCAACGAATCGCTGCGCGCGGTCGGCGAGGAACGCTGGCCGCGTGCGCACATGGCCAGCGACATCGTCGTGCACAGCAGCGGCATCGGCATCGCGCTGCGCAACATGATGCTCAGCAGTTCCCGCGAGGATCTCCAGCGGCAGAAGGAGACGGTGCTGGAGACCCGGCGCACGCTGGGCGGCATCGTCGAGAAGCTGAAGGAGGTGGTGCAGAACCCGAAGGGCAAGGAGCTGCTGCAGGAGATCATCGAGAACCGGCAGCGCTACATTGCCGGCCAGGAGCGGCTGATTGCGCTGATCGAGGCCGGCGACCAGGACGGCGCGCGCAACTACCTGAACAACGAGCTGCGGCCGATCCTGCGCAGCTACCAGGCGAGCGCCAACGCCTTCGCCAAGTTCCAGGGCGATCTGCTCGATGCCGGTGTCAAGGAAGCGAAGGAAGCCTACGAATCGGCGCGCCTGCTGGTGCTCGGCAGCGTCGTCGCGGCCTTGCTGGTGGCGGTGGTCGCCGCGCTGCTGATCATCCGCAGCCTGAGTCGCCAGCTCGGCGGCGAGCCGTTCTACGCCGCCGAGGTGGCGCGCCAGGTGGCCGACGGCAACCTGACGGTACAGGTCGAGCTGCGCCGCGGCGACCAGGACAGCCTGCTGTTCGCGATGAAGACGATGGTCGACAAGCTGGCGCAGACGATCGGCGAAGTGCGTTCGGCGGCCGATTCCCTGTCGGCGGCGTCCGAGCAGGTCAGCGCCACCTCGCAGTCGCTGGCGCAGGCGTCGTCCGAGCAGGCGGCTAGCCTCGAGGAGACGACCGCGTCGATCGAGCAGATGTCGAGCTCGATCGCGCAGAACACCGAGAACGCCAAGGTCACCGACGGCATCGCCAGCAAATCCGCCGGCGACGCGACCGACGGCGGCCAGGCGGTGCGCGCGACGGTCGAGGCGATGAAGTCGATCGCCGACAAGATCGGCATCGTCGACGACATCGCCTACCAGACCAACCTGCTGGCGCTGAACGCGGCGATCGAGGCGGCGCGCGCCGGCGAGCACGGCAAGGGCTTCGCGGTGGTCGCCGCCGAGGTCCGGAAGCTGGCCGAGCGCAGCCAGGTGGCGGCGCAGGAGATCGGCGAGCTCGCCGGCAGCAGCGTGAAGACCGCCGAGAAGGCCGGCACGCTGCTCGACCAGATGGTGCCGTCGATCCGCAAGACCGCCGAGCTGGTGCAGGAGATCACCGCCGCCTCCGAGGAGCAGTCCGCCGGTGCCGGCCAGATCAACACGGCGATGAGCCAGATCAGCCAGACCACGCAGCAGAACGCCTCGGCCTCCGAGGAGCTGTCGGCGACCGCCGAGGAGATGAGCGGCCAGGCCGAGCAGCTGCAGCGGCTGGTCAGCCTGTTCCGGCTCGAAGGCGGCGCGGCGGCGCGCATCCCGGCGGTGGCCGCGCGGGCGAAAGTGACGCCGCTGGCGAAGAAGGCCGGCGAGCGGCGCGACCTCGCCCGCTTGCTGCCGATCCCCGACGACGACCCCGACTACGTCCGCGTCTGA
- a CDS encoding CheR family methyltransferase — MGGDLAISDGEFRQFRDLMRRVAGVDLADSKKHLVCGRLARRVRERGLASFADYYRLVADGGDGDEYHRMLDLLTTHETYFFREPKHFEYFAGPVLDELAARHAGGRPLRIWSAASSTGEEAYSLAMVLMDRLGEDQPWEILATDISREVLERARTGIYGTERIDGVPAAYQRRYLLRGIGRRTGTLRVAPELRRRVRFAEANLNASLAAVGEFDVVFLRNVLIYFNLPTKREIVARVAGRIRRGGWLFIGHSESLNGISTALRQERPTIYRRD, encoded by the coding sequence ATGGGCGGCGACCTGGCGATCAGCGACGGCGAGTTCCGGCAGTTCCGCGACCTGATGCGCCGGGTGGCCGGCGTCGATCTTGCCGACAGCAAGAAGCATCTGGTCTGCGGTCGGCTGGCGCGGCGCGTGCGCGAGCGCGGGCTGGCGAGCTTCGCCGACTACTACCGGCTGGTCGCCGACGGCGGCGACGGCGATGAGTACCACCGCATGCTCGACCTCCTGACCACGCACGAGACCTACTTCTTCCGCGAGCCGAAGCACTTCGAGTATTTCGCCGGCCCGGTCCTCGACGAACTGGCGGCGCGCCATGCCGGCGGCCGGCCGCTGCGTATCTGGAGCGCGGCGAGCTCGACCGGCGAGGAGGCCTACAGCCTGGCGATGGTGCTGATGGACCGCCTCGGCGAGGACCAGCCGTGGGAGATTCTCGCCACCGACATCAGCCGCGAGGTCCTTGAACGCGCGCGTACCGGCATCTACGGCACCGAGCGCATCGACGGCGTGCCGGCGGCCTACCAGCGGCGCTACCTGCTGCGCGGCATCGGCCGCCGTACCGGCACGCTGCGCGTCGCGCCGGAGCTGCGCCGGCGGGTGCGTTTCGCCGAGGCCAACCTGAACGCGTCGCTGGCCGCGGTCGGCGAATTCGACGTGGTCTTCCTGCGTAACGTGCTGATCTACTTCAACCTGCCGACCAAGCGCGAGATCGTCGCCCGCGTCGCCGGCCGCATCCGCCGCGGCGGCTGGCTGTTCATCGGCCATTCGGAAAGCCTGAACGGCATCTCGACGGCCTTGCGCCAGGAGCGGCCGACGATCTACCGCCGGGACTGA
- a CDS encoding response regulator, translating to MSKTILIVDDSASLRQVVALTLKGAGYDVIEASDGRDALGKLTGQKIHLVISDVNMPHMDGLSFVREMKKNAGYRFTPVIMLTTEAGEDKKAAGQDAGAKAWVVKPFQPQQMLAAVSKLVM from the coding sequence ATGTCGAAAACGATCCTGATCGTCGATGATTCGGCGTCGCTGCGGCAGGTGGTGGCGCTGACCCTGAAGGGCGCCGGCTACGACGTGATCGAGGCCAGCGACGGCCGCGACGCGCTGGGCAAGCTGACCGGGCAGAAGATCCATCTCGTCATCTCCGACGTCAACATGCCGCACATGGACGGCTTGAGCTTCGTGCGCGAGATGAAGAAGAACGCCGGCTACCGCTTCACGCCGGTGATCATGCTCACCACCGAGGCCGGCGAGGACAAGAAGGCGGCCGGCCAGGACGCCGGCGCCAAGGCCTGGGTGGTCAAGCCCTTCCAGCCGCAGCAGATGCTGGCGGCGGTGTCGAAACTGGTGATGTGA